AAGGAGTTCGTGATCTACTACATAACTACCTTGTTCTTTGTTCCACTCATCTTCTCCTCGAACTGTGGTTCGTAGTGAGAGCTTCAGCCACACCACTTCTACGCAGAATAGCCCTGCATTCCCACAAGTTTGATATACTGACGTCCTTCTCCTCGACAAGGAAAGTGACATAGCAAGAGCCACTGCTTAAACCCTGTGATTAATCTCATTCACATAAGGAACTTCCTCAATAAATGTACGATAAATTGAAGCGACATTACAATCACCATTTAGTGGATCCATTTGCATATAACtcaaactaaaattgaaaattaatccTTCTCAAGAACAGAAACAAACCCAAAGAATAAAAAATGTATGCATTCCTAATGTATCGATATTACCTTAGCACCTGGATGTTCAACTTCTAGCATCTTCATAAgcaaactacagagaaaatgttCAGCAACACTAGTATCCAGTACTACACAAACCTAAGTCCTGTTCTTATCATATTACTATTAAAGGGTCTATAGATGAAGCCTTGAAGGTACCTGACTTTAGCGAGGATCCAGCCCGGCAAGCACAGTACAAGACAGAGATAACTGTTGTGAGCATACCAAGAATTAGCTTACGCGTGGTTACTCCTTTTAAACTGTTGTTGAGACCATTGCACACGTAATCTCGAGACTCACTTGAGAGAGCAGTGTAGAGCACATACGAACAGTACACAGAAATAACCGAAGATGGCAAAAGACTTGCATTAGCCTGTATCAACCCCAAAAACCCACAACATTATAATTGAGCATTGAAGAATATCTCTGATGCAATGCTGAATCAGATGTATTTCACTATATTTCAGGGGGAAAAGAGTCAAAATTTTCTATACCTGCAATGTAATAATTACAAAACCAAATGCGAGAATGATGGTCATGACAATAAAGAACACATTAAGATTGCAGTCATGGCCTGAGGGGTTGAACCAAGCGAACATTAGTCCTGATATTGTAAGTGTTGTTATATAGCACACAAATACAACAAGTAACGGTATGCACCTGCAATAACCCATCAATTATATAAAGCAAAGACTGAAGAGAATTAGAGAAATATACTTGTCAAAGCGTACTGGAAAGAAAATGAAGAGGATAAGATGGAAATGTTTTTCGTACCATTTGCGTTCACCTCTCTCAACCCAGACATCATTCCATGTATTTGTGGCATCCAGCAGTATAATAACTGGAACCAGAAGAAACAACCCCGATCTAAAGTTTGATAATGTTCCTGCAAATTCAGTGTACGAGTTTCAGGATGAGAAGCAAGCATATTATTTGTTTGCATAGAGCAGCAATAAACCAATTTAAAGTATTTTATACACGCATTTGAAGACAGAATTCAGAACGTTAACTATGAACCtagaaagaaggaaaaataaattaGTCTAAGTTCAAAAAAGAACATTTACTGACATAAATCAAAAGACAAGTCAATACACCCACAGACCGTATAATGAGATAATGTTATCAGGAACG
The nucleotide sequence above comes from Papaver somniferum cultivar HN1 chromosome 8, ASM357369v1, whole genome shotgun sequence. Encoded proteins:
- the LOC113306085 gene encoding membrane protein TMS1-like, which codes for MKDCEGTLSNFRSGLFLLVPVIILLDATNTWNDVWVERGERKWCIPLLVVFVCYITTLTISGLMFAWFNPSGHDCNLNVFFIVMTIILAFGFVIITLQANASLLPSSVISVYCSYVLYTALSSESRDYVCNGLNNSLKGVTTRKLILGMLTTVISVLYCACRAGSSLKSGTFKASSIDPLIVI